The sequence below is a genomic window from Streptomyces sp. NBC_00582.
ACCACCCGATCGGCCACACAAGGAATCCCAAGACGCCGTCGCTTGCGCGACCCCGGCTTGGGGATCATCCGTTCCCTGACCGGCACCGGACGGAAACTGCGGGACTTCAACTGCTCCCGCAGCTCGGCGAGGAACTGAACCTCGCCGATCCGTTCCCGGACGAAGGCGGCGGTCATCCCGTCGACTCCGGCCGAGCGTGCGCCCTTGTTCCCCGCAACCCGCTCCCAGGCCATGGCCAGGAACGCGGGATCGCAGACGAGGTTGTAAAGATCGTCGAACCGACGATGAGGATCGTCGTTCGCCCAACGGTGCAGCTTGGTCTGGATCTCCAGTACCCGTCGCTCGCCCCGGAACGAGCCGAGCGGCAGATCACTCGTATTCACCAGCGTCCTCCCGGTCTTCCAGTACTTCCACTACTGACTTGCTGGCTCCCTTGGCCATGCGGCCGGCTTTCCCGGCCTCGGACTACTACGGAGCCTCCGCCCCGCCCGGCGCCAACAGCAGACGACGCGCCTGTCCTTCCGCCGTGCTGGCTGCACGGGGCGAGGACGCCACCGGACGGTTCCCACGTTCACTTGACAGTCGATCGACGGGTGAGGCGCCCAGCTCTACCCCTGCGGCATCGCCACGGTTACGCCGCAGACATTCACCGTGGCCTCCTGGCCGTTGATCACATGGCGACCAGGAGTTACCCGCTCTCGCACAAGAAGCGGGTACACACCGCGACCAGCCCATATCCGCCAGATTTGAGCTGGTGGGCCGTTAAGGGGCGTCGGACACTGGTTCCTCTCGTACACCTTCCCGTCTCGCTGACCGGACCCGCGCCATCTGGCAGTACTGGCACGTCCCGACGTTGTCAGGGCTGCTCCCACCCTCCCCGGCGTCTCCCGGATCAGGCTGCCCTCAGCTTCACCCGGCCGCTGCGACGGCCAGGAGTCGAAGGTCTCTCACCTCCGCTCGACTTCAAGCGCCTCGTGGCGCACGTGGTCTTCCGCCCAGTCGATCCCGCACGTGATCGTCAACTTCAAGCTCCCTACTCTTCGTGCTCGTCCTGGTGTGAGCCTGCGCAGGGCGCGCCGCGACCTAATAGGAGGGCTCGATGGCCCGACATCCGATGAGCAGTTCGCAGCCCCAGCTCCCCGCACGGTCCCCGGTCTCTGGAAGGAGCTCGGCGGCTCACGTGGTGAGGGAGAGGTGGCCGTACGGACGGCTCAGGTCACGATCATGACGTCATCATGGAGATGTGCGACGAACTCCGGCAGATGCACGGTGACGGGGCCCTCTGCCTGTGGAGAGGAGTCTGGCTCCAGGTCTTGAGTAGGTCACCCGTCACCGTGCACTGCTATTAGGTCTTGAGCATTGCTCGAATCCCGAGCGAGGCGAGGTCCGCTTCGAGCACGACCACTACCTGAAGATGTGGGCTCTGACCGAACCGAAGATCGAGACCGACTTCCTTTGCCTCGACGAAGCCCACGACACCAACTCGGTCCTTGAACAGGAATTCGTGGCTCGACGAGGCCATGCCCAACTCGTGATGATCGGCGACTCCGCCCAAGGGCGCTGTCACGTTGGCTGAGCGGGGGGAGTGTAAATCTAACGGCGGATCCGACGATCATGAGAGAGACGTCAAGTGACTGACACCGCCGTGGAGTTGGAGACCGTGGAGCCTGTCGAGAGTGCCCGGTTGGGGCAGCCTGAGCCCGTGTCGGATGAGCAGCTGGTCGCGATGCTGGTGGAGCGGGCCCGGTCGGAGGGACTGCAGTTGACCGGGCAGGGTGGGCTGCTGCAGCAGCTGACCAAGCGGGTCCTGGAATCGGCCCTGGAAGGTGAGATCACCGATCACCTCGGCTATGAGAAGCACGATGCCGGCGGCCGGGGCAGCGGCAACTCCCGCAACGGGAGCCGGGCCAAGACGGTGCTGACCGACGTCGGCCCGGTCGAGGTCAAAGTCCCGCGTGACACCTCGGGCACGTTCGAGCCGCAGATCGTCAAGAAGCGGCAGCGGCGGCTGACGGGAGTGGACGAGATGGTCCTGTCGCTCTCGGCGAAGGGCCTCACTCATGGGGAGATCGCCGCTCACCTGGCCGAGGTCTACGGGGCGGAGGTCTCCAAGCAGACCATCTCCACCATCACCGACAAGGTCATGGACGGCATGGCGGAATGGCAGAGCCGTCCTCTCGACCGCGTTTACCCCGTTTTGTTCGTCGATGCCATCTACGTGGTGATGGCGGTGACCGTGGACGGCACCCGCGACATCCTCGGCATCTGGGCCGGCGACGGCGGCGAGGGCGCCAAGTACTGGCTGCACGTGTTCACCGAGCTGAAGAACC
It includes:
- a CDS encoding IS256 family transposase, producing the protein MLVERARSEGLQLTGQGGLLQQLTKRVLESALEGEITDHLGYEKHDAGGRGSGNSRNGSRAKTVLTDVGPVEVKVPRDTSGTFEPQIVKKRQRRLTGVDEMVLSLSAKGLTHGEIAAHLAEVYGAEVSKQTISTITDKVMDGMAEWQSRPLDRVYPVLFVDAIYVVMAVTVDGTRDILGIWAGDGGEGAKYWLHVFTELKNRGLDDVLMLVCDGLKGLPDAVEAVWPRTIVQTCVVHLLRNSFRYAARQDWDKVAGALKPVYTAPSEDAATERFLEFQEAWGRKYPAIVKLWSDAWAEFVPFLSFDVEIRKVICSTNAIESVNARIRRSVRARGHFPNEAAALKCIYMALMSLDPTGKGRKRWTMRWKAPLNAFQIAFEGRLTPSNN